The following proteins are encoded in a genomic region of Inquilinus sp. KBS0705:
- a CDS encoding 3-deoxy-8-phosphooctulonate synthase: protein MALYKDIIEKPFFIIGPCVMENQGLLYTVAEKAAEIKSKYPVTVVFKSSFDKANRTSIHAYRGPGIEKGLEMLNNVKEKFGLEVTTDIHEPFQAKIAAEVVDILQIPAFLCRQTDLLVAAAQTGKVVNVKKAQFLSGHDMFYPAQKVKEAGNDQIILTERGNSFGYNNLVVDFRNIYDMKEFGYPVCMDCTHSVQRPGGAGGKTGGDRKFVPYMAHAARSFGASGYFIETHPDPDHALSDGPNMLYLSDLEELIKSLIN, encoded by the coding sequence ATGGCACTATATAAAGATATTATCGAGAAACCTTTTTTTATTATTGGCCCATGTGTAATGGAGAACCAGGGCCTGCTTTACACCGTAGCCGAAAAGGCTGCCGAAATAAAAAGTAAGTATCCGGTAACCGTTGTATTTAAATCATCTTTTGATAAGGCTAATCGTACCAGTATACATGCCTACCGTGGCCCCGGTATCGAAAAAGGCTTAGAGATGCTTAACAATGTAAAGGAGAAATTTGGGTTAGAGGTAACTACCGATATCCATGAGCCATTTCAGGCTAAAATAGCTGCCGAAGTAGTTGATATATTGCAAATCCCCGCCTTTTTATGTCGCCAAACCGACTTGCTGGTTGCCGCCGCGCAAACCGGCAAAGTGGTAAACGTTAAAAAAGCACAGTTCCTGTCTGGCCACGATATGTTTTACCCTGCACAAAAGGTAAAAGAAGCCGGTAACGATCAAATCATCTTAACCGAGCGTGGTAACTCGTTTGGCTATAATAACCTGGTAGTTGATTTCAGAAATATTTATGATATGAAAGAATTTGGCTACCCGGTATGTATGGATTGTACACACTCGGTACAACGGCCGGGCGGTGCCGGAGGTAAAACAGGCGGCGACCGCAAATTTGTACCTTACATGGCCCATGCGGCACGTTCATTTGGGGCAAGCGGTTATTTTATAGAAACTCATCCCGACCCCGATCACGCGCTTAGCGACGGCCCTAATATGCTCTACTTGAGCGATTTGGAGGAATTGATTAAATCGCTGATCAACTAA
- the kdsB gene encoding 3-deoxy-manno-octulosonate cytidylyltransferase, giving the protein MKAVIIIPARLKSTRLPEKVLLDLGGKPVIQRVYEACLQSKLHHEIWIAADSEAVFNVCKKFTNNVIMTNPDHPSGTDRIAEVAAQIDCEIVINVQGDEPFFEAGLIDTLITALHNKNEVMASVCAPLENMEELNNPNLVKVVTDVNGHAIYFSRFAIPFLRDREVEDPSAYKKHMGVYAYKADFLSKFIKLPVSFLEASEKLEQLRAVENGYKIKMIAVQGFEKGIDTADDLELARKKIVNNGTI; this is encoded by the coding sequence ATGAAGGCTGTAATTATTATACCCGCCCGTTTAAAATCGACCAGGCTGCCCGAAAAGGTGTTGCTTGACCTTGGTGGGAAGCCGGTTATACAACGCGTTTACGAGGCATGCCTGCAATCTAAATTGCACCATGAGATATGGATAGCTGCTGATAGCGAAGCTGTGTTTAATGTTTGTAAGAAATTTACAAATAATGTTATCATGACCAACCCCGACCATCCCAGTGGCACTGACCGCATTGCCGAGGTGGCTGCTCAAATTGATTGTGAGATAGTAATAAACGTACAAGGCGACGAACCTTTTTTTGAAGCCGGATTAATAGATACACTGATAACGGCCCTCCATAACAAAAATGAAGTAATGGCAAGCGTTTGCGCACCTTTAGAAAATATGGAAGAGCTAAACAACCCTAACCTTGTTAAAGTTGTTACCGATGTGAATGGACATGCCATCTATTTTTCACGTTTTGCAATACCTTTTTTGAGGGATAGAGAGGTTGAAGATCCTTCGGCTTATAAAAAGCATATGGGTGTGTACGCTTACAAGGCCGATTTTTTGAGTAAATTTATCAAACTGCCTGTGTCGTTTTTAGAAGCATCAGAAAAACTGGAGCAATTACGGGCGGTAGAGAACGGATATAAAATTAAAATGATTGCAGTACAAGGTTTTGAAAAAGGCATAGATACAGCCGACGACCTGGAACTTGCACGCAAAAAAATAGTAAACAATGGCACTATATAA
- a CDS encoding KpsF/GutQ family sugar-phosphate isomerase — MKSIAQNVFDIEIASLQHVAGMIDEHFSLAVDAILNAEGKLVVCGMGKSGHIGKKISATFTSTGTPSFFMHPSEAFHGDLGMVSANDVVLLISYSGETEEILKLVPYFKWNNNTIITITGNPNSTLAKNAAHILNVGVKQEACPLELAPTSSTTATLVMGDALAVALMKRRDFSPGDFARFHPGGRLGRKLLVKIKELMRTDALPFIDADASFTQLLLRMSEGRLGMVIVGRPEDVQGVITDGDLRRGLIKYPNIQQLPITDIMSTNPKMVAEDELIYEAEALMMDRKITTLLVHNNDNLLTGVYQLFNQA, encoded by the coding sequence ATGAAGAGTATTGCACAAAACGTTTTTGATATCGAGATAGCATCGTTGCAGCACGTAGCTGGAATGATAGATGAGCATTTTAGCCTGGCTGTAGATGCTATACTAAATGCCGAAGGTAAATTGGTAGTATGTGGCATGGGTAAATCCGGCCATATAGGTAAAAAGATATCAGCTACCTTTACCAGCACAGGTACCCCCAGTTTTTTTATGCACCCATCCGAAGCTTTTCATGGCGACTTAGGTATGGTAAGTGCAAATGATGTGGTATTGCTTATATCTTATTCGGGTGAAACTGAGGAGATACTTAAACTGGTTCCTTATTTTAAGTGGAATAATAACACCATTATTACTATAACAGGCAACCCAAATTCAACCCTTGCCAAAAACGCCGCGCACATTTTAAATGTAGGAGTAAAGCAGGAAGCCTGTCCGTTAGAATTGGCACCCACATCATCAACAACCGCAACCCTGGTTATGGGCGATGCTCTTGCAGTAGCTTTAATGAAACGCAGAGATTTTAGTCCGGGCGATTTTGCCCGTTTCCATCCCGGCGGCAGGTTGGGGCGTAAGTTACTGGTAAAAATAAAGGAGTTAATGCGTACCGATGCACTGCCTTTTATTGATGCGGATGCATCCTTTACACAATTGCTTTTACGAATGTCTGAAGGTAGGTTAGGGATGGTTATAGTGGGCCGCCCCGAAGATGTACAAGGGGTTATTACAGACGGTGACCTACGACGTGGCTTAATAAAATATCCTAATATACAGCAGCTGCCAATTACCGATATCATGAGTACCAACCCAAAAATGGTTGCAGAGGATGAATTGATATACGAAGCAGAGGCCCTGATGATGGATCGTAAAATAACTACTTTGCTGGTGCATAATAATGATAATCTATTGACAGGGGTTTATCAGCTTTTTAACCAGGCTTAG
- a CDS encoding polysaccharide biosynthesis protein: protein MKKFLLFNKVVPRWIIMLLDFVIVTWSFASSYLIVQRFDFNNILRGYFFIYTGIYCIIAGVVMYLMRIHTGLIRYSNTRDVLRIFSSVFISTIVYLVLVTLWVKPILKINSATIDLVLLVNFSVSSTLLILLRSAIKGAFNYITNYSNSKKTVVLIYGSDTSAVLVKQALESSSKTNFVIAGFVDADSSKINKEIQQVRVYDINKLAKIKEKRKVDKMIIMNHHLDEQAKKIALEKCLALDIQVLTVPPSDQWIYGKLNLQQIKDLKIEDLLQRKTIQIDTTRISEDLQGKRVLITGAAGSIGSEIVQQVLQYNPAMLIMCDQAESPLHDIRLEVEEKFSHVPVRIFIGDIRDYDRMNRLFSSYQPEVVYHAAAYKHVPMMEENPSEAVRANVLGTKNIADLSVAFRVRKFVMISTDKAVNPSNIMGTTKRIAELYIQSLKDSPANKGTCFITTRFGNVLGSNGSVIPRFRAQIQKGGPITVTHPEITRYFMTIPEAVHLVLEAGTMGSGGEIFIFDMGEPVKIIDLALKMIKLAGLQPERDIKIVYSGLRPGEKLYEELLNEGENTMPTHHEKIKISRVISYEYRQVAEDINNLILLNKKGDEMAVVNKMKEIVPEFISKNSIFENLDSKQDDKKPELLLD, encoded by the coding sequence ATGAAGAAATTTCTACTTTTTAACAAAGTTGTACCCAGATGGATAATAATGCTATTGGACTTTGTTATTGTTACATGGTCATTTGCTTCTTCATATCTAATTGTTCAGCGTTTCGATTTCAATAACATTTTAAGAGGGTACTTTTTTATTTACACAGGCATATATTGTATTATTGCCGGGGTAGTAATGTACTTGATGCGTATACATACCGGTTTAATAAGGTATTCAAATACGCGTGATGTACTTCGCATATTTTCATCAGTATTTATAAGCACAATAGTTTATTTAGTATTAGTTACCTTATGGGTTAAACCAATACTTAAAATAAATTCGGCCACTATTGATCTGGTACTATTGGTTAATTTTTCGGTATCAAGTACTCTATTAATATTACTCAGAAGCGCTATTAAAGGTGCTTTTAATTATATTACCAACTACTCCAACTCTAAAAAAACGGTTGTGCTTATTTACGGTTCAGATACCAGCGCAGTGTTGGTAAAACAAGCTTTAGAATCAAGTTCAAAAACTAATTTCGTTATAGCTGGGTTTGTTGATGCAGATAGCAGTAAAATAAACAAAGAAATTCAGCAGGTGAGGGTTTATGATATAAACAAACTTGCCAAAATAAAAGAGAAACGTAAGGTGGATAAAATGATTATCATGAACCACCACCTTGACGAGCAGGCCAAAAAAATAGCACTCGAAAAATGTTTAGCATTGGACATTCAGGTACTTACCGTACCACCGTCTGACCAATGGATATATGGTAAACTTAACCTGCAGCAAATAAAGGATCTGAAGATTGAAGACCTGCTACAGCGTAAAACTATCCAGATAGATACCACCCGTATTTCAGAAGACCTGCAAGGTAAAAGGGTGTTAATAACTGGTGCAGCAGGTTCTATTGGTTCCGAGATTGTGCAACAGGTTTTGCAATATAACCCGGCTATGCTGATCATGTGCGACCAGGCCGAATCGCCTTTACATGACATCCGCTTAGAAGTTGAAGAGAAGTTCTCGCACGTGCCTGTTAGGATATTTATTGGCGATATAAGGGATTATGATCGTATGAACAGGCTTTTCTCCAGCTATCAGCCCGAAGTAGTGTATCATGCGGCAGCTTACAAGCACGTGCCAATGATGGAAGAAAACCCATCGGAAGCAGTTAGGGCAAATGTATTAGGTACAAAAAACATAGCCGACCTGTCTGTTGCCTTTAGGGTCAGAAAGTTTGTAATGATATCAACCGATAAAGCGGTAAATCCGTCAAACATAATGGGTACAACCAAGCGTATTGCCGAGTTGTATATACAGTCGCTTAAAGATAGCCCTGCAAATAAAGGGACGTGCTTTATTACCACACGCTTTGGCAACGTTTTAGGGTCTAATGGTTCTGTTATACCGCGCTTTAGGGCCCAAATACAAAAAGGTGGCCCTATTACGGTTACACATCCCGAGATCACCCGTTATTTTATGACCATACCCGAAGCTGTACACCTGGTGTTAGAAGCAGGCACAATGGGCAGTGGTGGCGAGATATTTATTTTTGACATGGGCGAACCTGTTAAGATAATTGACCTTGCCCTTAAAATGATAAAACTGGCTGGTTTGCAACCGGAGCGCGACATTAAGATCGTATACTCAGGCTTGCGCCCGGGCGAAAAATTATATGAAGAATTGCTTAATGAAGGTGAGAACACCATGCCAACCCACCACGAAAAGATAAAAATTTCGAGGGTAATATCTTACGAATACCGCCAGGTAGCAGAGGATATTAATAACCTTATTTTGCTAAACAAAAAAGGTGATGAAATGGCTGTGGTAAATAAAATGAAGGAGATAGTTCCGGAATTTATTAGTAAAAACTCCATCTTCGAAAACTTGGATTCAAAGCAAGATGATAAAAAGCCGGAGCTATTGCTTGATTAA
- a CDS encoding glycosyltransferase family 4 protein: MIYAVVTVLLFVLLLAYFRIADHYNIIDHPNERSSHSVITIRGGGVVYMFAAVIAVVLHFNEFYWAAAGILLIGTISFLDDMHTLSSTVRIPFHIAAVTFMLLFLNAFNTLPVYGCVLLYMLAIGSINVYNFMDGINGITGAYSLVVLGGLQWINIKQTTFINPHLIWLPIIGTIVFLYFNFRKKAKCFAGDVGSVSIAFWILTLLLKLILLTNNWVYILFLAVYGVDSVLTIVHRIILKQNILKAHRLHFYQLLANEQRVPHLLVSAGYALVQLIVIVLILFNPAFSPYLLFVLVLFPLAIIYILIKPRVAKAV; this comes from the coding sequence ATGATATACGCTGTTGTAACTGTACTGTTATTTGTATTGCTGTTGGCTTATTTCCGCATAGCCGACCATTACAACATTATAGATCATCCTAACGAGCGCAGTTCGCACTCCGTTATAACAATCCGCGGTGGTGGTGTGGTGTACATGTTCGCGGCTGTAATAGCGGTGGTACTACATTTTAATGAGTTTTATTGGGCAGCAGCGGGGATACTCTTAATAGGCACTATTAGTTTTTTAGATGATATGCATACACTGTCGAGTACGGTGCGTATCCCTTTCCATATAGCTGCGGTAACGTTTATGCTGTTGTTTTTGAATGCGTTTAATACTTTGCCTGTTTATGGATGTGTTTTGCTATATATGCTGGCAATTGGCAGTATAAACGTTTACAACTTTATGGATGGCATTAATGGTATTACTGGTGCATATAGCCTGGTAGTGTTAGGCGGCTTGCAATGGATAAACATTAAACAAACCACATTCATTAACCCCCATCTTATTTGGTTACCTATTATAGGCACAATTGTATTCTTGTATTTTAACTTTCGTAAAAAGGCCAAATGCTTTGCGGGTGATGTGGGTAGTGTTTCTATCGCTTTTTGGATACTAACCTTGCTGTTGAAATTAATATTGCTTACTAATAACTGGGTATATATTCTTTTCCTTGCCGTTTATGGTGTTGATTCGGTTTTAACCATAGTGCATAGGATTATTTTAAAACAAAACATTCTAAAAGCACATCGCCTCCACTTTTATCAGTTATTGGCTAACGAGCAAAGGGTTCCCCATTTACTCGTATCTGCAGGATATGCTTTGGTACAGCTTATAGTAATTGTACTTATTTTATTTAATCCTGCCTTCTCGCCATACCTTTTATTTGTGCTTGTTCTTTTCCCACTTGCAATTATTTATATTCTTATTAAACCCCGCGTTGCTAAAGCAGTCTGA